Genomic segment of Sporanaerobacter acetigenes DSM 13106:
AAAAGGGAATTGACATGGAAATTCCTATATATAAATATGTAGATACAGATACAATAAAAACTATATATATTCTTCCATCTCTTTTTAATGAATATAGTATATCTCAAACTGTTATGCAAAATAAAAAAGAAAGTTACATTATATTGGGAAAAAGTATTGATAAAGTTCTTTTCAATAAATATAGAGATGATGCCTTAGATAGAAATATTCTTGTTCTTAAAAACTTAGGAGATCAAAGTAAATATCAATTCTTAAAGTTACTTTCTGAAGGAGAAAAATATGGTCAAGAAATAGCTGATAATCTAGGTATTACTTCTGCTACTATAAACTATCATTCAAATAATCTTATTTGTGCCAATCTCATAGATGTGGATAGGCGAGAAAATAAAACCTATTTTTCTCTAAACAAAGATACTTTGAGAGAAATGATCAGGTTTATTGAAAAAGATTTTGATTTATAATTTTTTTGAGGGGGAAATCAGGATGAAAAAATATCTTTTCAAATCAAAAAGTCTTTTGTTTCTAAACTTATTGTTTGCAATACTTCTTTCTATAATAGAAATAAGTTTTGCTTTTGTTCTTGGAAATATTGTAGATGTCAGTGTCACTAGAAATGGATTGGGATTTAAAAAAGTTTTATATATTGGGATAGTTCTCATGGCTTCTGAAGCTATAATTTCATATTTAGTTAGAATTTTTAGAGGATTGTTCATTAAAAATTCTATGGCTTCACTGAAAAGAGATATATTTGATAATATACTTTTTAAAGATATAGCTTCTTTTAATGCTCAAAACAGTGCCGACTATATTTCAATTATAAATAACGATACAAATCTAATTGAACAAGATTATTTTATAAATATTTTAAATAGTTTTCAATATATATCTCTATTTGTTCTAGGAACTTATTCAATTTTTAAACTAAATATATATATAGCTATTGCAGCATTTGCAATAGGTTTTATACCTATTTTTATACCAATGTTATTTCAAAAAGAAACTGGAAGAAGAAAAAAGGAATACTCTAATAGCTTGAGCAATTTTACTACAAAAATTAAAGACATATTTTCAGGTTTTGAAGTGATCAAAAGCTTTAATATAGAGGAAAAAATAAGAGAAGATTTCAACAGCTCAAATAATGCTGTAGAAAACAAAAAATATAGTTCTTCTAAAATGGAGGCTACTGTCAATTCTCTATCAGAATTTTTTGGTTCCTTGGTATTCTTCGTTCCATTGGGCCTTGGTACTTATCTTGTACTTAAGGGAAATTTCACTGTAGGTGGAATGCTCACATCAGTACAACTTATGAACTATATAGTGAATCCTATACTCAACTATTCCGCTATAGTCAACAAAATTAAGGGCATCAAGCCCATAAATGAAAAAATAGAAAAGATAGTTGAAAAAAATAAAGTCTCTGATAAAGGATTAGAAAAAAATTCTTTAAAGAACTCGATTCAATTTAAAAATTTATCATTTTCATACAATGAAGATAGACAAATACTTCAAAATATAAATTTGAATATAAATAAGGGTGAAAAAGTAGCTATTGTAGGCAGAAGTGGCAGTGGTAAATCTACTTTATTAAAACTTGTCCTAAGATATTATGAAAACTACAATGGAGAAATACTCATAGATAATATAGAAAATAGGAATTTAAAAATTTCATCCACTTATGAACTTATATCTATAATACAGCAGAATGTATTTATGTTTGATGATAGCATAGAAGCCAATATTGCCTTATATGGAGACTATACAGATGATGAAATAAATAAA
This window contains:
- a CDS encoding ABC transporter ATP-binding protein; protein product: MKKYLFKSKSLLFLNLLFAILLSIIEISFAFVLGNIVDVSVTRNGLGFKKVLYIGIVLMASEAIISYLVRIFRGLFIKNSMASLKRDIFDNILFKDIASFNAQNSADYISIINNDTNLIEQDYFINILNSFQYISLFVLGTYSIFKLNIYIAIAAFAIGFIPIFIPMLFQKETGRRKKEYSNSLSNFTTKIKDIFSGFEVIKSFNIEEKIREDFNSSNNAVENKKYSSSKMEATVNSLSEFFGSLVFFVPLGLGTYLVLKGNFTVGGMLTSVQLMNYIVNPILNYSAIVNKIKGIKPINEKIEKIVEKNKVSDKGLEKNSLKNSIQFKNLSFSYNEDRQILQNINLNINKGEKVAIVGRSGSGKSTLLKLVLRYYENYNGEILIDNIENRNLKISSTYELISIIQQNVFMFDDSIEANIALYGDYTDDEINKAIINSGLLNLIETLPHGSKSSVGENGSNLSGGEKQRISIARALIKNTPVLLLDEATASLDSETSYEIESSILDIEDLTSIVVTHKLNQELLKRYDKIVVMENGNIIEEGNFYELIDKKGFFYNLYNVEKTV